One window from the genome of Lathamus discolor isolate bLatDis1 chromosome 8, bLatDis1.hap1, whole genome shotgun sequence encodes:
- the C8H15orf40 gene encoding UPF0235 protein C15orf40 homolog isoform X2, with protein sequence MYKTLYPPPNYTKSSFGNTGGKNLNLCFSALISKCVLQVSGSQTTVFIARPVFGTSCRLHSLLPGGAFTLGGHRVRLRVDTRSGPRRPRGSGRCRRGQGRSSLVLPEGPRRSMSAFAGFRRLPGKGAGKGPAEPGAAAGPVAAAGGGCVRVAVRAKPGARSSAVTDVTTEAVGIAIAAPPSDGEANAELCRYLSKVLEVKKSEVTLEKGGKSREKVVKIVVSMTPDEVLEKLKKEASS encoded by the exons AAAATCATCATTTGGgaacacaggaggaaaaaacctaAACCTCTGCTTCTCTGCCCTGATTTCTAAGTGTGTGCTCCAGGTCTCCGGGTCTCAAACCACGGTCTTTATAGCACGCCCCGTGTTTGGAACCAGCTGCCGTTTGCACTCTCTCCTCCCAGGCGGAGCTTTTACGCTCGGTGGCCATAGAGTGCGCTTGCGGGTGGACACGCGGTCCGGTCCGCGCCGTCCTCGAGGCAGCGGGCGCTGCAGGCGGGGCCAAGGGCGGAGCTCCCTGGTGTTGCCGGAGGGGCCCCGCCGATCTATGTCGGCCTTTGCCGGCTTCCGTCGGCTGCCG GGCAAAGGAGCCGGGAAGGGGCCGGCGGAACCTGGCGCCGCCGCGGGgccggtggcggcggcgggtgGCGGCTGCGTGAGGGTGGCGGTTCGGGCCAAGCCCGGCGCCAGGAGCAGCGCCGTCACAG ATGTGACGACAGAGGCAGTAGGTATAGCTATTGCTGCACCTCCATCAGATGGGGAGGCCAATGCAGAGCTGTGTCGCTACCTCTCGAAGGTGCTAGAAGTGAAGAAGAGTGAAGTTACATTAGAGAAg GGTGGTAAATCACGTGAAAAAGTGGTGAAGATTGTGGTATCGATGACACCAGATGAGGTtttagaaaaactgaaaaaagaagcttCCAGCTGA
- the RAMAC gene encoding RNA guanine-N7 methyltransferase activating subunit isoform X1 yields MFMFKVFRMTSLVDMPMNYEKMFAHRFTSDDEEYQEYLKRPADPPPIVEEWRNRSGGNQRNRDRFQDGRYFRGDRYNWQGDYRSNQRSERSWGNNYQQHRQGQSYSSHYGQYGYNSYNPGSRYHSY; encoded by the exons ATGTTCATGTTTAAAGTTTTCAGAATGACTTCCCTGGTTGACATGCCCATGAATTATGAAAAGATGTTTGCTCATCGATTCACATCAGATGATGAAGAATACCAGGAGTATCTGAAACGCCCTGCAGATCCCCCTCCTATAGTTGAAGAATGGAGAAACAGATCTGGTGGCAACCAGAGAAACAGAGATCG GTTTCAAGATGGTAGATACTTTAGAGGAGATAGATACAACTGGCAAGGTGACTACAGATCTAATCAGAGGTCGGAAAGAAGCTGGGGTAATAACtaccagcagcacagacaagGGCAATCATATTCCTCCCACTACGGACAATATGGCTACAACTCCTACAATCCAGGGTCTCGTTACCATTCCTACTGA
- the C8H15orf40 gene encoding UPF0235 protein C15orf40 homolog isoform X1: MYKTLYPPPNYTKSSFGNTGGKNLNLCFSALISKCVLQVSGSQTTVFIARPVFGTSCRLHSLLPGGAFTLGGHRVRLRVDTRSGPRRPRGSGRCRRGQGRSSLVLPEGPRRSMSAFAGFRRLPVRGGGAMPRKGKGAGKGPAEPGAAAGPVAAAGGGCVRVAVRAKPGARSSAVTDVTTEAVGIAIAAPPSDGEANAELCRYLSKVLEVKKSEVTLEKGGKSREKVVKIVVSMTPDEVLEKLKKEASS; this comes from the exons AAAATCATCATTTGGgaacacaggaggaaaaaacctaAACCTCTGCTTCTCTGCCCTGATTTCTAAGTGTGTGCTCCAGGTCTCCGGGTCTCAAACCACGGTCTTTATAGCACGCCCCGTGTTTGGAACCAGCTGCCGTTTGCACTCTCTCCTCCCAGGCGGAGCTTTTACGCTCGGTGGCCATAGAGTGCGCTTGCGGGTGGACACGCGGTCCGGTCCGCGCCGTCCTCGAGGCAGCGGGCGCTGCAGGCGGGGCCAAGGGCGGAGCTCCCTGGTGTTGCCGGAGGGGCCCCGCCGATCTATGTCGGCCTTTGCCGGCTTCCGTCGGCTGCCGgtgcggggcggcggggccaTGCCCCGAAAG GGCAAAGGAGCCGGGAAGGGGCCGGCGGAACCTGGCGCCGCCGCGGGgccggtggcggcggcgggtgGCGGCTGCGTGAGGGTGGCGGTTCGGGCCAAGCCCGGCGCCAGGAGCAGCGCCGTCACAG ATGTGACGACAGAGGCAGTAGGTATAGCTATTGCTGCACCTCCATCAGATGGGGAGGCCAATGCAGAGCTGTGTCGCTACCTCTCGAAGGTGCTAGAAGTGAAGAAGAGTGAAGTTACATTAGAGAAg GGTGGTAAATCACGTGAAAAAGTGGTGAAGATTGTGGTATCGATGACACCAGATGAGGTtttagaaaaactgaaaaaagaagcttCCAGCTGA
- the RAMAC gene encoding RNA guanine-N7 methyltransferase activating subunit isoform X2: protein MTSLVDMPMNYEKMFAHRFTSDDEEYQEYLKRPADPPPIVEEWRNRSGGNQRNRDRFQDGRYFRGDRYNWQGDYRSNQRSERSWGNNYQQHRQGQSYSSHYGQYGYNSYNPGSRYHSY, encoded by the exons ATGACTTCCCTGGTTGACATGCCCATGAATTATGAAAAGATGTTTGCTCATCGATTCACATCAGATGATGAAGAATACCAGGAGTATCTGAAACGCCCTGCAGATCCCCCTCCTATAGTTGAAGAATGGAGAAACAGATCTGGTGGCAACCAGAGAAACAGAGATCG GTTTCAAGATGGTAGATACTTTAGAGGAGATAGATACAACTGGCAAGGTGACTACAGATCTAATCAGAGGTCGGAAAGAAGCTGGGGTAATAACtaccagcagcacagacaagGGCAATCATATTCCTCCCACTACGGACAATATGGCTACAACTCCTACAATCCAGGGTCTCGTTACCATTCCTACTGA